From a single Cupriavidus taiwanensis LMG 19424 genomic region:
- a CDS encoding phage portal protein codes for MTRKKYRGAANGAAPVPAEPARDASVEAFSFGDPVAVLDRRELLDYVECLRVGDWYEPPLPWDGLARSFRAAVHNSSPIYVKRNILVSTFIPHKLLSRSAFARWVQDFLVFGNGYLERRDNVLGKPIALEPAMAKYVRRGVDLETYHFVQNWQDTHTFKRGSIFHLLEPDINQEVYGLPEYLSALNATWLNESATLFRRRYYKNGSHAGFILYMTDAAQKQEDVDVLRKALKESKGPGNFRNLFMYAPGGKKDGIQLLPVSEVAAKDEFWNIKNVTRDDQLAAHRVPPQLMGIIPNNTGGFGDAEKAAMVFARNEVKPLQDRLVEVNDWLGQEIVRFEPYELASGR; via the coding sequence ATGACCCGCAAGAAATACCGCGGCGCGGCCAACGGCGCCGCACCTGTGCCGGCCGAACCGGCGCGCGATGCCTCTGTGGAGGCCTTCAGCTTCGGCGATCCGGTGGCGGTCCTGGACCGCCGAGAGCTGCTCGACTACGTGGAGTGCTTGCGCGTCGGCGACTGGTATGAGCCGCCGCTGCCGTGGGATGGCTTGGCGCGCAGCTTCCGCGCGGCCGTCCATAACAGCTCGCCGATCTATGTGAAGCGCAACATCCTGGTCTCCACGTTCATTCCCCACAAGCTGCTGTCGCGTTCGGCCTTCGCGCGGTGGGTGCAGGATTTTCTGGTGTTCGGCAACGGGTATCTGGAGCGGCGGGACAACGTGCTGGGCAAGCCCATCGCGCTGGAACCGGCGATGGCCAAGTATGTTCGCCGGGGCGTGGATCTGGAGACCTACCACTTCGTGCAGAACTGGCAGGACACGCACACCTTCAAGCGGGGCAGCATCTTTCACCTGCTGGAGCCGGACATTAACCAGGAGGTGTACGGGCTGCCCGAATACCTTTCGGCGCTCAACGCTACCTGGCTCAATGAATCGGCCACGCTGTTCCGCCGGCGCTACTACAAGAACGGCAGCCACGCCGGCTTCATCCTGTACATGACCGATGCCGCGCAGAAGCAGGAAGACGTGGATGTCCTGCGCAAGGCGCTCAAGGAGTCCAAAGGGCCGGGCAATTTCCGTAATCTGTTCATGTACGCGCCAGGAGGAAAGAAGGACGGCATTCAACTGCTGCCGGTCTCCGAGGTGGCTGCCAAGGACGAGTTCTGGAACATCAAAAACGTGACGCGCGACGACCAACTGGCCGCGCACCGCGTGCCGCCCCAGTTGATGGGGATTATTCCTAACAACACCGGCGGCTTCGGTGACGCTGAGAAGGCCGCCATGGTCTTTGCCCGCAACGAGGTCAAGCCGCTGCAGGACCGACTGGTGGAAGTGAATGACTGGCTAGGGCAGGAGATCGTGCGCTTCGAGCCTTATGAATTGGCCTCTGGCCGTTGA
- a CDS encoding FxLYD domain-containing protein, producing MPYLARYAFAAMAAVICVPAAQAQVTSLPISSLELIRAPSGLAMVKGIMTNNSRRTTGLISVTFALYDAAGTQLGIAMANTTALEPGQSWQIQALSPYSEVATAKVVDVKAF from the coding sequence ATGCCCTATCTCGCCCGGTATGCCTTTGCAGCAATGGCTGCAGTGATTTGCGTACCCGCAGCACAGGCTCAAGTTACGAGCCTTCCGATCTCGAGCCTCGAACTCATCAGAGCGCCTTCTGGGCTCGCCATGGTGAAGGGCATCATGACCAACAACTCAAGGCGCACGACCGGCCTGATTTCGGTCACGTTTGCTCTTTATGACGCCGCTGGTACACAACTTGGAATTGCCATGGCCAACACCACTGCGTTGGAACCAGGACAGTCATGGCAAATACAGGCGCTGTCGCCGTACAGCGAAGTGGCGACGGCCAAAGTCGTAGATGTAAAGGCCTTCTGA
- a CDS encoding DUF2188 domain-containing protein translates to MPKKDIHVVPHKDGWATRREGATRVGVVAPTKADALSIGRDQARRDKVELVVHGRNGRIQDSDSYGNDPFPPRDKKR, encoded by the coding sequence ATGCCAAAGAAGGATATCCACGTTGTCCCCCATAAGGACGGCTGGGCCACGCGCCGTGAAGGCGCAACACGCGTTGGCGTAGTCGCGCCGACCAAAGCAGATGCGCTTAGCATCGGGCGCGATCAGGCGCGGCGCGACAAGGTTGAGCTTGTCGTGCATGGTCGGAATGGGCGCATTCAAGATAGCGATAGCTATGGCAATGACCCTTTCCCTCCGCGGGATAAGAAGCGGTGA
- a CDS encoding ImmA/IrrE family metallo-endopeptidase — MHSFKATPLSRGDIREAAYELRKELGLAHRLWFPVLEFVEHALPQLDKNYTFEVVEFEELGSSHGLTTRDGDDVAIKIREDIYYRAYEDEGRDRGTVAHEAGHYLMHARSPALHRHFGGELKSYEDPEWQAKCFQGELLVPKHLVNGMSAIDVARQCGVSLDAAVYQLGLYAKGK; from the coding sequence ATGCACAGTTTCAAAGCAACGCCGCTAAGCAGGGGTGATATCCGGGAGGCTGCCTATGAGCTTAGGAAGGAGCTGGGCTTAGCTCACAGGCTTTGGTTCCCGGTCCTCGAGTTCGTGGAGCATGCATTGCCACAACTGGACAAGAACTACACCTTCGAGGTGGTCGAGTTCGAGGAGCTGGGATCTTCCCACGGCCTGACCACTAGAGATGGAGACGATGTAGCGATCAAGATCCGGGAGGATATCTACTACCGGGCCTATGAGGATGAGGGCCGAGATCGCGGAACCGTTGCGCATGAAGCAGGCCACTACCTCATGCATGCGCGGTCCCCGGCGCTACATCGCCATTTCGGTGGGGAGTTGAAGTCCTACGAGGATCCCGAGTGGCAGGCCAAGTGCTTTCAGGGTGAATTGCTTGTGCCGAAGCACCTCGTGAACGGCATGAGCGCAATTGATGTAGCGCGCCAGTGTGGCGTTTCTTTGGACGCTGCCGTGTATCAGCTTGGACTGTACGCGAAGGGGAAATAA
- a CDS encoding helix-turn-helix domain-containing protein gives MLTSFGRFLRELRHQHTELMKDMADKLGVSAAFLSAVETGKKSIPPTWTKSLTDAYKLPPAAVSQMQSAIDASARSVTIDLANQSEERRSAAVALARQFGDLSDDQLASLKQAMLLLKRRGDGK, from the coding sequence ATGCTGACTAGCTTCGGCCGCTTCCTTCGGGAATTGCGGCACCAACACACAGAACTCATGAAGGACATGGCCGACAAGCTGGGCGTGTCCGCTGCGTTCCTGTCGGCAGTTGAAACCGGCAAGAAAAGCATCCCACCGACCTGGACAAAATCTCTCACCGACGCCTATAAGCTGCCGCCGGCAGCTGTGAGCCAAATGCAGTCCGCGATTGATGCCTCTGCACGTAGTGTCACGATCGACCTGGCAAATCAGAGCGAGGAACGACGGAGCGCGGCAGTTGCTCTGGCGCGGCAGTTCGGAGACCTCTCAGATGATCAACTTGCTAGCCTTAAGCAGGCGATGCTGTTGCTCAAGCGGCGAGGAGACGGCAAATAA
- a CDS encoding tyrosine-type recombinase/integrase, giving the protein MATRQLHRLTALKIGKLDVPGHYPDGGNLYFQISESGSRSWIFKFTLRGRSREMGLGPLASVSLAAARAEAAKCRDLLRDGVDPIEARKCKQRQRMLELSGPRLFKAAAADYIAKHRAGWKNEKHAQQWTNTIATYAAPILGDQDVRDIDTAMIVQVLQPIWIKKRETAFRLRGRLECILDAEKALGHREGENPARWRGHLDKLLPKQNRRKKIKHHPALPWQEIPSFMKELREQRGTAARMLEHLILTVVRTQEVQFARPEEFDMRYRVWTVPGERMKMELPLRVPMTDRLVELVEAALPGARDGWLYPGRKKGKPLSNMAMLKLLERMGYGHVTVHGFRSTFRDWVADCTEYADSLAEMALAHAIQNESEAAYRRGDMLERRRKMMRDWAHYCSGQAAAVIPLGTMPPLWATDGSC; this is encoded by the coding sequence GTGGCAACACGGCAACTGCATCGGCTCACGGCGCTGAAGATCGGCAAGCTGGATGTACCGGGGCATTACCCGGACGGCGGCAACCTCTATTTCCAGATCTCTGAGTCTGGCTCGCGCTCCTGGATCTTTAAGTTCACGCTGCGCGGCCGGTCGCGCGAAATGGGACTGGGCCCCCTGGCTTCCGTCTCGCTGGCTGCAGCGCGCGCAGAAGCCGCAAAATGCCGAGACCTTCTTCGAGATGGAGTCGATCCCATTGAGGCGCGGAAGTGCAAGCAGCGGCAACGCATGCTCGAATTGTCCGGACCGCGCCTATTCAAGGCTGCAGCGGCCGACTACATCGCCAAGCATCGTGCCGGGTGGAAGAACGAGAAGCACGCCCAGCAATGGACAAACACGATCGCCACCTACGCAGCCCCAATCCTTGGTGATCAAGACGTGCGCGACATCGACACGGCTATGATCGTGCAGGTGCTGCAGCCGATCTGGATCAAGAAGCGCGAAACAGCGTTCCGACTGCGTGGGCGCCTCGAATGCATACTCGATGCCGAAAAGGCGCTTGGACACCGCGAGGGCGAGAATCCGGCACGCTGGCGGGGCCACCTCGACAAGCTGCTCCCCAAACAGAATCGGCGCAAAAAGATCAAGCATCACCCAGCGCTACCGTGGCAGGAAATCCCCAGCTTTATGAAGGAACTACGCGAGCAGCGCGGGACTGCCGCTCGCATGCTCGAGCACCTGATCCTGACGGTTGTGCGCACGCAGGAGGTCCAATTTGCGAGACCCGAGGAATTCGACATGCGTTATCGCGTCTGGACTGTACCGGGCGAACGCATGAAGATGGAATTGCCCCTACGTGTGCCAATGACCGATCGCCTCGTCGAGCTGGTTGAGGCAGCATTGCCTGGCGCGCGAGACGGCTGGCTCTATCCGGGCCGGAAGAAGGGGAAGCCGCTCTCTAACATGGCCATGCTTAAGCTGCTTGAGCGAATGGGCTACGGACATGTCACCGTGCACGGCTTCCGCTCGACCTTCCGGGATTGGGTGGCCGACTGCACAGAATATGCGGACTCGCTTGCAGAAATGGCGCTGGCCCACGCAATCCAGAACGAAAGCGAAGCGGCCTACCGTCGGGGCGACATGCTTGAGCGCCGGCGCAAAATGATGAGGGACTGGGCGCACTACTGCTCCGGCCAAGCAGCAGCTGTTATCCCGCTGGGCACCATGCCGCCTCTGTGGGCAACTGATGGGAGTTGCTGA
- a CDS encoding outer membrane lipoprotein produces the protein MRKIRTPSKTWLIVPVAAAAALAGCAAPYNSGYDQGYNTGYNAPPPGYQTPHTSQAPSGAVYYGRVESIEPVTTTQGSSGLLGTVIGGAAGGLLGHQIGGGRGQTAATIGGAVVGAVAGNQIEKRAGSNTQTVYRVNVRLDDGRLATVTQSNVGSLQVGMRARVANDMATPY, from the coding sequence ATGCGCAAAATACGAACCCCTAGCAAGACATGGCTGATCGTTCCGGTGGCCGCGGCGGCTGCACTGGCCGGTTGTGCGGCGCCGTACAACAGCGGCTACGACCAGGGCTACAACACCGGCTACAACGCGCCGCCGCCGGGTTACCAGACCCCGCACACTTCGCAGGCACCGTCGGGCGCCGTCTACTATGGCCGTGTCGAGTCGATCGAACCGGTCACCACCACGCAGGGCAGCTCGGGCCTGCTGGGCACCGTGATCGGCGGCGCCGCGGGCGGCCTGCTGGGCCACCAGATCGGCGGCGGGCGCGGCCAGACCGCGGCGACCATCGGCGGTGCCGTGGTCGGTGCCGTGGCCGGCAACCAGATCGAGAAGCGCGCGGGCAGCAATACGCAGACGGTCTATCGCGTGAACGTGCGGCTCGATGACGGCCGCCTCGCCACGGTAACGCAGTCCAACGTCGGCAGCCTGCAGGTCGGCATGCGCGCGCGCGTGGCCAACGACATGGCTACGCCGTACTAA
- the hemW gene encoding radical SAM family heme chaperone HemW, translated as MIPIVPASASVPVDSKQLWLKPGQISLPGSPPLSLYVHVPWCVRKCPYCDFNSHAAPGADNHEIPEDLYLDALRADLEQSLPLVWGRPVHTVFIGGGTPSLLSAAGMDRLLSDIRALLPLDADAEITMEANPGTFEAEKFASYRASGINRLSIGIQSFNDRHLQALGRIHGGTEARRAIDIAQASFDNINLDLMYALPGQTLQECQADVETALGYGTTHLSLYHLTLEPNTLFAKFPPALPDDDTAYEMQDWIEARTAAAGYRHYETSAYARPHREARHNLNYWRFGDYLGIGAGAHGKLSFPQRVLRQMRHKHPATYMAQAMAGNAVQEARDVGADELPFEFMLNALRLTDGVPASSFQDYTGLPLHTISKQLAEAEKKGLLEADLTTIRPTELGRRFLNDLQEMFLKD; from the coding sequence ATGATCCCGATCGTACCGGCCTCCGCGTCCGTGCCCGTGGACAGCAAGCAGCTCTGGCTCAAGCCGGGGCAGATCAGCCTGCCCGGTTCGCCGCCGCTGTCGCTGTACGTGCATGTGCCGTGGTGCGTGCGCAAATGCCCTTACTGCGATTTCAACTCGCACGCCGCGCCCGGCGCCGACAACCACGAGATCCCCGAAGACCTCTACCTGGACGCGCTGCGCGCCGACCTGGAGCAATCGCTACCGCTGGTATGGGGCCGCCCCGTGCATACCGTCTTTATCGGCGGCGGCACGCCCAGCCTGCTGTCGGCGGCTGGCATGGACCGGCTGCTGTCGGATATCCGCGCCCTGCTGCCGCTCGACGCCGATGCCGAGATCACGATGGAGGCCAATCCCGGCACCTTTGAAGCCGAGAAATTCGCCAGCTACCGCGCCAGCGGCATCAACCGGCTATCCATCGGCATCCAGAGCTTCAACGACCGGCACCTGCAGGCCCTGGGACGCATCCACGGCGGCACCGAAGCGCGCCGCGCCATCGACATCGCCCAGGCCAGCTTCGACAACATCAACCTGGACCTGATGTACGCCCTGCCCGGCCAGACGCTGCAGGAATGCCAGGCCGACGTGGAAACCGCGCTGGGCTACGGCACCACCCATCTGTCGCTGTACCACCTGACGCTGGAGCCGAACACGCTGTTCGCGAAGTTCCCGCCGGCGCTGCCGGACGACGACACGGCGTACGAGATGCAGGACTGGATCGAAGCGCGCACCGCAGCGGCGGGCTACCGGCACTATGAGACCTCGGCGTATGCCAGGCCCCATCGCGAGGCGCGCCACAACCTGAACTACTGGCGCTTCGGCGACTACCTCGGCATCGGCGCCGGCGCGCACGGCAAGCTGTCGTTTCCGCAGCGCGTGCTGCGCCAGATGCGGCACAAGCATCCGGCCACCTACATGGCGCAGGCCATGGCGGGCAACGCGGTACAGGAAGCGCGCGACGTCGGCGCCGACGAGCTGCCGTTCGAGTTCATGCTCAACGCGCTGCGCCTGACCGACGGGGTGCCGGCCTCGAGCTTCCAGGACTATACCGGGCTGCCGCTCCACACCATCAGCAAGCAGCTGGCCGAGGCCGAGAAAAAAGGCTTGCTGGAAGCGGACCTGACCACCATCCGCCCCACCGAACTGGGCCGGCGCTTCCTCAACGACCTGCAGGAGATGTTCCTGAAGGACTGA
- the rdgB gene encoding RdgB/HAM1 family non-canonical purine NTP pyrophosphatase — MRRLVLASNNPGKLREFGALLAPLGFDVVTQGELGIPEAEEPFATFVENALAKARHASRLAGLPALADDSGICVQALDGAPGVYSARYAQMAGQARSDTANNAYLVSQLAGKLNRHAYYYCVLVFVRHAEDPCPIIAEGVWHGEVVDAPRGAGGFGYDPHFLLPALGKTAAELPPEEKNRVSHRAQALRALVARLQAEAAERPLR, encoded by the coding sequence ATGCGACGCCTGGTACTGGCCTCCAACAACCCCGGCAAGCTGCGCGAATTCGGCGCGCTGCTGGCCCCGCTCGGCTTTGACGTGGTGACGCAGGGCGAGCTCGGCATCCCCGAGGCCGAAGAGCCCTTCGCCACCTTTGTCGAGAACGCGCTGGCCAAGGCCCGCCATGCCAGCCGCCTCGCTGGCCTGCCCGCGCTGGCCGACGACTCCGGCATCTGCGTGCAGGCGCTCGACGGCGCGCCCGGCGTCTATTCCGCGCGCTATGCGCAGATGGCGGGACAGGCCAGGTCCGACACCGCCAACAACGCCTACCTGGTGTCGCAGCTGGCCGGCAAGCTGAACCGCCACGCGTACTACTACTGCGTGCTGGTGTTCGTGCGCCACGCCGAAGACCCGTGCCCGATCATCGCCGAGGGCGTGTGGCATGGCGAGGTCGTCGACGCGCCGCGCGGCGCGGGCGGCTTCGGCTATGACCCGCACTTCCTGCTGCCGGCGCTGGGCAAGACCGCCGCCGAGCTGCCGCCCGAAGAGAAGAACCGCGTCAGCCACCGGGCCCAGGCGCTGCGCGCCCTGGTGGCCCGGCTGCAGGCCGAGGCCGCGGAGCGTCCCCTGCGATGA
- the rph gene encoding ribonuclease PH has translation MRPSGRAADALRSISLTRHYTRHAEGSVLCAFGDTKVLCTASVLAKVPPHKKGSGEGWVTAEYGMLPRATHTRSDREAARGKQTGRTQEIQRLIGRAMRSVFDLAALGEYTLHLDCDVLQADGGTRTAAITGAFVAAHDAVATMLRDGLIAASPIRDHVAAVSVGMVDGVPVLDLDYAEDSNCDTDMNVVMTGSGGFVEVQGTAEGAPFSRADLDAMTRLAEAGIARLVQYQREALGLA, from the coding sequence ATGCGACCCAGCGGCCGCGCAGCCGATGCGCTGCGTTCCATCAGCCTTACCCGCCACTACACCCGCCACGCCGAAGGCTCCGTGCTGTGCGCCTTTGGCGATACCAAGGTGCTGTGCACCGCCAGCGTGCTGGCCAAGGTGCCGCCGCACAAGAAGGGCAGCGGCGAAGGCTGGGTCACGGCCGAATACGGCATGCTGCCGCGCGCCACGCATACGCGTTCCGACCGCGAGGCCGCGCGCGGCAAGCAGACCGGCCGCACCCAGGAAATCCAGCGCCTGATCGGCCGCGCCATGCGCTCGGTGTTCGACCTGGCGGCGCTGGGCGAATACACGCTCCACCTCGACTGCGACGTGCTGCAGGCCGACGGCGGCACCCGCACCGCGGCCATCACCGGCGCCTTTGTCGCCGCCCACGACGCGGTCGCGACCATGCTGCGCGACGGCCTGATCGCCGCCAGCCCGATCCGCGACCATGTCGCGGCGGTCTCCGTCGGCATGGTCGACGGCGTGCCGGTGCTGGACCTGGACTACGCCGAGGACAGCAACTGCGACACCGACATGAACGTGGTCATGACCGGCAGCGGCGGCTTTGTCGAAGTGCAGGGCACCGCCGAAGGCGCGCCCTTCAGCCGCGCCGACCTCGACGCCATGACGCGTCTGGCCGAAGCCGGCATCGCCCGCCTGGTGCAGTACCAGCGCGAAGCGCTGGGCCTGGCCTGA
- a CDS encoding PP2C family protein-serine/threonine phosphatase, translating to MRFSVYQESRKGGRRINQDRMGYCFTRDALLMVLADGLGGHAHGEVAAQQALQTLARQFQLQARPAVRNPAEFLQDTIMLAHREIHRHAEANQMADVPRTTVVCCLVQHGQIHWAHAGDSRYYLLRKGRLLTRTRDHSKIENLLQQERVLPMDVANHPERNKLYNCLGSPNLPLIDLGGPVRLEPGDVALLCSDGLWGPLDEPAMVDKLSRLSVVQAVPALIDQALQQAGEGADNTTGIAMMWELDTSTAGQDAVMTDTLPLNAFTTSILERNGTDSDLLSEEEIERSIAEIRAAIDKTSNLMR from the coding sequence ATGCGATTCTCTGTCTACCAGGAAAGCAGGAAAGGCGGCCGCCGCATCAACCAGGACCGCATGGGCTATTGCTTCACGCGCGATGCACTGCTGATGGTGCTGGCCGACGGCCTGGGCGGCCATGCCCACGGCGAAGTCGCCGCGCAACAGGCGCTGCAGACGCTGGCGCGCCAGTTCCAGTTGCAGGCACGGCCCGCGGTGCGCAACCCGGCCGAATTCCTGCAGGACACCATCATGCTGGCGCACCGCGAAATCCACCGCCATGCCGAAGCCAACCAGATGGCCGACGTGCCCCGCACCACGGTGGTCTGCTGCCTGGTGCAGCACGGCCAGATCCACTGGGCCCATGCCGGCGATTCGCGCTATTACCTGCTGCGCAAGGGCCGGCTGCTGACGCGCACGCGCGACCACTCCAAGATCGAAAACCTGCTGCAGCAGGAACGCGTGCTGCCGATGGACGTGGCCAATCATCCGGAGCGCAACAAGCTCTACAACTGCCTGGGCTCGCCCAACCTGCCGCTGATCGACCTGGGCGGGCCGGTGCGGCTGGAACCGGGCGACGTCGCCCTGCTCTGCTCCGACGGCCTGTGGGGACCGCTGGACGAGCCAGCGATGGTCGACAAGCTGTCGCGGCTGTCGGTGGTGCAGGCGGTGCCGGCGCTGATCGACCAGGCGCTGCAGCAGGCCGGCGAGGGTGCCGACAACACCACCGGCATCGCCATGATGTGGGAGCTGGACACCAGCACCGCCGGCCAGGATGCGGTGATGACCGACACCCTGCCGCTCAATGCCTTCACCACCTCGATCCTGGAGCGCAACGGCACCGACAGCGACCTGCTGTCCGAGGAAGAGATCGAGCGCTCCATCGCCGAGATCCGCGCCGCCATCGACAAGACCAGCAACCTGATGCGGTGA
- a CDS encoding serine/threonine protein kinase: MTEPKGTPQPKSAPLPVGTLLSNYRIVKKLASGGFSFVYLATDETGAPVAIKEYLPSSLARRNPGELIPVVPEENAAAFRLGLKYFFEEGRSLARISHPSVVRVVNFFRENATVYMVMNYELGKTLQEHVLAARQQGRAKVLREHFIRKVFHDLMSGLREVHIHKLLHLDIKPGNIYLREDESPILLDFGAARQTLTMEAARFQPMYTPGFAAPELYGKHSDLGPWTDIYSLGATLYACMAGLPPQEANQREKDDRMGEALIRLRSSYTNGLVDLVEWCLRLEPSGRPQSVFRLQKELREQTNALGEQALCPPTQAPAAAPAAPEKTPATSRFLTLLRRRDQPAPGASVD; the protein is encoded by the coding sequence ATGACAGAGCCAAAGGGCACGCCACAACCGAAGAGTGCACCGCTGCCCGTCGGCACGCTGCTGTCCAACTATCGTATTGTAAAGAAGTTGGCCAGCGGGGGGTTCAGTTTCGTCTACCTGGCCACCGACGAAACCGGCGCGCCGGTCGCCATCAAGGAGTACCTGCCGTCGTCGCTGGCGCGGCGCAACCCGGGCGAACTGATCCCCGTGGTGCCCGAGGAAAACGCCGCCGCGTTCCGCCTGGGCCTGAAGTACTTCTTCGAAGAGGGCCGCTCGCTGGCCCGCATTTCCCATCCCAGCGTGGTGCGCGTGGTGAACTTCTTCCGCGAGAACGCCACCGTCTACATGGTGATGAACTACGAGCTGGGCAAGACGCTGCAGGAGCATGTGCTGGCGGCCCGGCAGCAGGGCCGCGCCAAGGTGCTGCGCGAGCATTTCATCCGCAAGGTCTTCCACGACCTGATGAGCGGCCTGCGCGAAGTGCATATCCACAAGCTGCTGCACCTGGATATCAAGCCCGGCAACATCTATCTACGCGAGGACGAGTCCCCCATCCTGCTGGATTTCGGCGCCGCGCGGCAGACCCTGACCATGGAGGCGGCACGCTTCCAGCCGATGTACACGCCCGGCTTCGCCGCGCCGGAACTGTACGGCAAGCATTCCGACCTGGGCCCGTGGACCGATATCTACAGCCTGGGCGCGACGCTCTATGCCTGCATGGCCGGGCTGCCGCCGCAGGAAGCCAACCAGCGCGAGAAGGACGACCGCATGGGCGAGGCGCTGATCCGGCTGCGCAGCAGCTACACCAACGGCCTGGTCGACCTGGTCGAGTGGTGCCTGCGGCTGGAGCCCTCCGGCCGCCCGCAGAGCGTGTTCCGGCTGCAGAAGGAACTGCGCGAGCAGACCAACGCGCTGGGCGAGCAGGCACTGTGCCCGCCCACCCAGGCGCCGGCTGCCGCCCCGGCCGCGCCGGAAAAGACGCCCGCGACATCGCGCTTCCTGACGCTGCTGCGCCGGCGTGACCAGCCGGCACCCGGCGCAAGCGTCGACTGA